Proteins found in one Helicobacter sp. NHP19-003 genomic segment:
- a CDS encoding phosphatidylserine decarboxylase codes for MAQSNTLSKLFGKFARCAFIPPVQRLINFVYVRLFKIDLNGFAPLKLPHPKRPLHKSPSNPRPIDPNPATLIAPCDGIITACGAIEHNLALQIKGMSYRVNELLGKGEKLDNYSYFNFYLSPKDYHRFHASCDLEVIEVRHFCGELLPVNTPALKKHQKLFIRNERVVVVAKNLQGQVLYFVAVGALNVGQIVLNFDPLIRTNAQIRSKPKIYTYDPPIALQKGEELGRFEMGSTIVLFVPNVALNTSVGQKVLFSTPIGVLHA; via the coding sequence GTGGCACAGAGCAACACCCTCTCAAAACTCTTTGGCAAGTTCGCAAGGTGTGCCTTCATCCCCCCCGTGCAAAGGTTGATAAACTTTGTCTATGTACGCCTTTTTAAGATTGATTTAAACGGCTTTGCCCCCTTAAAACTACCCCACCCTAAACGCCCTCTTCACAAGAGCCCTAGTAACCCCCGCCCGATTGACCCAAACCCCGCCACTCTCATCGCTCCTTGCGATGGCATCATCACCGCTTGTGGAGCTATAGAGCACAACCTAGCCCTGCAAATCAAGGGCATGAGCTATCGGGTCAATGAGCTCCTAGGCAAAGGGGAGAAATTAGACAACTACAGCTACTTTAACTTCTACCTATCACCCAAAGATTACCACCGCTTCCACGCCTCTTGTGATCTGGAAGTGATCGAGGTGCGCCACTTTTGCGGGGAACTCTTGCCCGTAAACACCCCTGCCTTAAAAAAGCACCAAAAGCTTTTCATCCGCAACGAGCGGGTGGTGGTGGTGGCTAAAAACTTGCAGGGGCAGGTTTTATACTTCGTGGCGGTGGGGGCCCTGAATGTGGGACAGATTGTGCTAAATTTTGATCCGCTCATACGCACCAACGCCCAAATTCGGTCCAAGCCCAAAATTTACACCTACGACCCTCCCATCGCCTTACAAAAAGGTGAGGAATTAGGGCGTTTTGAAATGGGCTCTACCATTGTACTCTTTGTGCCAAATGTGGCGTTGAACACGAGTGTGGGGCAAAAGGTGCTTTTCTCCACGCCCATAGGAGTGCTGCATGCGTAG
- the nadC gene encoding carboxylating nicotinate-nucleotide diphosphorylase — MQIRAFLEDCLAEDLGAGDLFARLVGAKEVKACVLSKDSGVFSGQIYATELLEMLGLKYAWKIADKESFSPKQTLLEVEGDWRLLLQIERVLLNILQHSSGIATKTASFVRLVKDHPISLLDTRKTRPLLRVFEKYSVRNGGAKNHRLGLDDALMVKDTHLAHIGNLQAFIAKARQEIPWTAKIEIEASNVKMALEAMQAGADIVMCDNMDIESIKEVVAERNKNYPLVLLEASGNITEESVQAYAKSGVNAISSGALIHQAVWVDFSFRI, encoded by the coding sequence TTGCAGATACGGGCGTTTTTAGAGGATTGTTTGGCGGAGGACTTGGGAGCGGGGGATTTGTTCGCCCGCTTGGTGGGGGCTAAAGAGGTGAAAGCTTGCGTGCTTTCTAAAGATAGTGGGGTGTTCTCAGGGCAAATTTACGCCACAGAGCTTTTAGAAATGCTGGGGCTTAAATATGCGTGGAAAATTGCGGACAAAGAGAGCTTTAGCCCTAAGCAAACTTTATTAGAAGTGGAGGGGGATTGGCGGCTGCTTTTACAAATTGAAAGGGTACTTTTAAACATCTTGCAACACAGCAGTGGCATCGCCACCAAGACCGCGAGCTTCGTGCGCCTTGTCAAAGACCACCCCATCAGTCTATTAGACACCCGCAAAACCCGTCCGCTTTTAAGGGTGTTTGAAAAGTACTCGGTGAGAAATGGGGGGGCTAAAAACCACCGCCTCGGGCTTGACGATGCTCTGATGGTGAAAGACACGCATTTGGCCCACATCGGCAACCTGCAAGCCTTCATCGCCAAAGCCCGCCAAGAAATCCCGTGGACGGCTAAAATTGAGATTGAGGCGAGCAATGTCAAAATGGCACTAGAGGCCATGCAAGCGGGGGCAGACATTGTCATGTGCGATAACATGGACATTGAGAGCATAAAAGAAGTCGTGGCCGAGCGCAATAAAAACTACCCTTTGGTGCTCTTAGAGGCAAGCGGAAACATCACAGAAGAAAGCGTGCAAGCCTACGCTAAAAGTGGGGTCAATGCCATTAGCAGCGGGGCGTTGATACACCAAGCGGTGTGGGTGGACTTTAGCTTCCGCATTTAG
- the dnaB gene encoding replicative DNA helicase → MLDTSPIDDSLILMERAVLSALLDSRQFEDFSSQLKGEDFSSPAHEKLFEYCRQLHAEQKPISAMFLEKKAQGNPQVLDALALVMQTNPLADLASFIRTIKEASTKRHLMRLALQIRELCQQDRPTADILDSIERSVYQISLDNVQTGFKDMQKVLKDTLKMIADAKARGNERLIGLDTGFLKLNELTGGFLPGDLIIIGARPSMGKTSLVLNFAKTTLNHNQGVAIFSVEMGAEQLMMRMLSCYTNLHLHNIKIGNLGEDEWERLTKHTQQIYDKPLYIDDAGLLNIRQARSKLRKLKHEHPEIALAIIDYLQLMEGEGEDSRHEQITKISRGLKTLARELNIPIIALSQLNRSLESREDKRPILSDLKESGSIEQDADQVLFLYRDAVYKHREHNDRVAKLRKEGKEEEAKNLEKKFNELQDSLRHDKEQAEIILAKNRNGGIGTVKVYFDKIYTRFSDIPKEGEEIQGDHTPTAINMGDSVPSNFSMPNPLVGGGGDDCPF, encoded by the coding sequence ATGCTAGACACTTCACCCATAGACGATAGTTTGATTTTAATGGAGAGGGCGGTGCTCTCTGCCCTGTTAGACAGCCGACAATTTGAGGACTTCTCTAGCCAGCTTAAGGGCGAGGATTTTTCTAGCCCTGCCCACGAAAAACTCTTTGAGTATTGCAGACAGCTGCACGCCGAGCAAAAGCCCATCAGTGCCATGTTTTTAGAAAAAAAGGCACAGGGCAACCCACAAGTCTTAGATGCTTTGGCTTTGGTGATGCAGACAAACCCCCTGGCGGATTTAGCAAGTTTTATCCGCACCATTAAAGAGGCTTCAACCAAACGCCATCTAATGCGCCTAGCCTTGCAAATCCGTGAGCTGTGCCAACAAGACCGCCCCACCGCCGACATCCTAGATAGCATTGAGCGCAGTGTCTACCAGATCTCTTTAGACAATGTCCAAACGGGCTTTAAGGACATGCAAAAGGTATTGAAAGACACCCTGAAAATGATTGCAGATGCAAAGGCTCGGGGCAACGAGAGGTTAATCGGGCTGGACACAGGGTTTTTAAAGCTCAACGAGCTTACAGGGGGGTTTTTGCCCGGTGATCTCATCATCATCGGGGCGCGCCCGAGCATGGGCAAAACCAGCTTAGTGTTAAACTTTGCCAAAACCACTTTAAACCACAACCAGGGCGTGGCGATTTTTAGCGTGGAAATGGGGGCAGAGCAACTCATGATGCGCATGCTCTCTTGTTACACGAATTTACACCTACACAACATCAAAATAGGCAATTTGGGCGAGGACGAGTGGGAGAGGCTCACCAAACACACACAACAAATCTACGACAAACCCCTTTACATAGACGATGCAGGGCTTCTTAATATCCGCCAAGCCCGCTCCAAATTGCGTAAACTCAAACACGAACACCCCGAAATCGCTTTGGCAATCATTGACTATTTGCAACTCATGGAGGGCGAGGGGGAGGACTCACGCCACGAGCAAATCACTAAAATCAGCCGAGGGTTGAAGACTTTGGCTAGGGAGTTAAACATCCCCATCATCGCTTTATCACAACTCAACCGCTCCCTAGAGAGCAGAGAGGACAAACGCCCGATTTTATCCGACCTTAAAGAGAGTGGATCGATCGAACAGGATGCCGATCAGGTGCTGTTTCTCTACCGCGATGCGGTGTATAAGCACAGAGAACACAACGACCGCGTGGCCAAACTGCGTAAAGAGGGCAAGGAGGAGGAGGCCAAGAATTTAGAGAAAAAATTTAATGAATTGCAAGACAGCTTGCGCCACGACAAAGAACAAGCCGAAATCATTTTGGCCAAGAACCGCAATGGGGGGATCGGCACGGTGAAAGTGTATTTTGATAAAATTTACACCCGCTTTAGCGACATCCCCAAAGAGGGCGAAGAGATACAAGGCGATCACACACCCACAGCGATCAACATGGGCGATAGCGTGCCAAGCAACTTTAGCATGCCAAATCCCCTTGTGGGCGGAGGGGGCGATGATTGCCCCTTCTAA
- a CDS encoding helix-turn-helix domain-containing protein: MDLSFNEVLWIVGGAIVLVFVCLVAYSHLKDKEFASKTKQLEKALDTINQEIYKIRKWIQENEMQAEFNASNISANVKNEVNTNLNTNLTNLYTHLQEIQDTMHKDRDYLEEKIIVLENKFKELGHFTPGSDDIDEKRVIQLFQEGHSIDSIAKELRISKGQIEFVLKLADLQ; the protein is encoded by the coding sequence ATGGACTTGAGTTTTAACGAAGTGCTGTGGATTGTGGGGGGGGCTATTGTATTGGTGTTTGTGTGTTTGGTCGCCTACAGCCACCTAAAAGACAAAGAGTTTGCGAGCAAAACCAAGCAACTTGAAAAAGCCCTAGACACCATCAACCAAGAGATCTACAAAATCCGCAAGTGGATTCAAGAAAACGAAATGCAAGCCGAGTTCAACGCGTCTAACATCAGTGCCAATGTTAAAAACGAGGTCAACACCAACCTCAACACCAACCTAACCAACCTTTACACCCACTTGCAAGAAATCCAAGACACCATGCACAAAGACAGGGACTATTTGGAGGAAAAAATCATCGTTTTAGAGAATAAATTTAAAGAGTTGGGGCATTTCACCCCGGGCAGTGATGACATAGACGAAAAACGCGTGATACAGCTCTTTCAAGAGGGGCACAGCATCGACTCCATCGCCAAAGAGTTGAGGATTAGCAAGGGGCAAATTGAGTTTGTCTTAAAATTAGCGGATTTGCAATAG
- a CDS encoding AtpZ/AtpI family protein has product MRSNMEPKPKFKPVVEGANALSLGISIVVAILLGIGVGYGLVKLTGIVWLFWLGVAWGVGAAILNVYKAYKQTKKELDELANDPKYKPLA; this is encoded by the coding sequence ATGAGATCCAACATGGAGCCTAAACCCAAATTCAAGCCCGTGGTGGAGGGGGCAAATGCCTTGAGTCTTGGCATTTCCATAGTCGTGGCCATCTTGCTTGGCATTGGGGTGGGTTATGGCTTGGTGAAGTTAACGGGCATTGTGTGGCTCTTTTGGCTAGGCGTTGCTTGGGGCGTGGGGGCAGCGATCTTAAATGTCTATAAAGCCTACAAACAGACCAAAAAAGAGCTAGACGAGCTGGCTAATGACCCCAAATACAAACCCCTCGCCTGA
- the nadA gene encoding quinolinate synthase NadA, which yields MRSAQIKQLLTDLDALLVAHFYQKDSIVALADITGDSLELAKKASASPKNLVVFCGVGFMGESLKILAPQKEVIMPKLACCSMAKMLEGADFDKSLETLQSLGIDHVLPITYINSSARIKAKVGKAGGFVCTSANAFKIFKHALQSKQKIFFLPDRCLGVNLARMHGLKSATLELDSPDTIKEAAVICYNGFCAVHQLFKPSDVEFFRQKYPNILIAVHPECAPEVVELADFVGSTSQIIQFVQNLPLEQKVAVGTEINLVKRLRPKNTFVLSSSVPECPTMNETTLEDLFGVLKAYKNHSPYNKISVEPEVAKWAKVALDKMMELS from the coding sequence ATGCGTAGCGCACAAATCAAGCAACTTTTAACAGACCTAGACGCTCTTTTAGTGGCGCATTTTTACCAAAAAGACAGCATAGTCGCGCTTGCCGACATCACGGGCGATAGCTTAGAGCTGGCTAAAAAAGCAAGTGCGAGCCCTAAAAATTTAGTGGTCTTTTGCGGGGTGGGCTTTATGGGGGAGAGTTTGAAAATCCTAGCCCCCCAAAAGGAAGTCATCATGCCTAAGCTGGCGTGTTGCTCTATGGCAAAAATGCTAGAGGGGGCGGACTTTGACAAAAGCCTAGAAACCTTACAAAGCTTAGGCATTGATCATGTCCTCCCCATCACCTACATCAACTCCAGCGCGCGCATCAAGGCGAAGGTGGGCAAGGCGGGGGGCTTTGTTTGCACGAGTGCCAACGCCTTTAAGATTTTCAAGCACGCCTTGCAAAGCAAGCAAAAAATCTTTTTCTTGCCCGATCGCTGTTTGGGGGTGAACTTAGCCCGCATGCACGGGCTAAAAAGCGCTACTTTAGAGTTAGATAGCCCAGACACCATTAAAGAGGCTGCGGTCATTTGTTACAACGGCTTTTGCGCCGTGCACCAACTTTTTAAGCCTAGCGATGTAGAATTTTTCCGCCAAAAATACCCAAATATTTTAATCGCTGTGCACCCTGAGTGCGCCCCAGAGGTGGTGGAGTTGGCCGACTTTGTGGGCTCTACAAGCCAAATCATTCAATTCGTGCAAAACTTGCCCTTAGAACAGAAAGTGGCGGTCGGCACAGAGATCAATTTAGTCAAACGGCTGCGCCCCAAAAACACCTTTGTGCTCTCCAGCAGTGTGCCCGAATGCCCGACCATGAACGAAACCACCCTGGAGGACTTATTTGGCGTGCTGAAAGCCTATAAAAACCACAGCCCCTACAACAAGATTAGCGTTGAACCCGAAGTGGCCAAGTGGGCGAAGGTTGCCCTAGATAAAATGATGGAGTTGTCCTAA
- the hemL gene encoding glutamate-1-semialdehyde 2,1-aminomutase produces MTKKELEHPLLHSINDFNEAKQVIVGGVNSPVRAFKNVGGVPPFIFKGRGYALFDVDGNTYVDFVQSWGPLLFGHADPEIEERVINTLQRGLSFGAPTELETTLAKKIVARYEGVEKVRLVSSGTEATMSAIRLARAFSGKDDILKFEGCYHGHSDSLLVSAGSGCATFGNPSSLGVPHDFSKHTLVARYNDLDSVKACFKAGNVGCVIIEPIAGNMGLIPAKLEFLQGLQEICQKNGAVLIFDEVMSGFRASASGSQGLHHLVPDLVTFGKVIGGGLPLACFGGRADIMDLLAPVGGVYQAGTLSGNPVAVAAGIVALEKINRQPKLYERLEGLANQFCKGLKEIAHSCGFALQTCVRGSMFGFFFSDKEVQNFEDARQSNTALYAQFHQKMLQKGVYLPASAFETSFICSPMESSIIEACLGKAQASFYEIQHGA; encoded by the coding sequence ATGACAAAAAAAGAGTTAGAGCACCCGCTCTTACACAGCATCAACGATTTTAACGAAGCCAAGCAGGTGATTGTGGGGGGGGTGAACTCCCCCGTGCGGGCGTTTAAAAATGTCGGGGGCGTGCCCCCCTTCATCTTTAAGGGGCGGGGGTATGCGCTCTTTGATGTGGACGGCAATACCTATGTAGATTTCGTACAAAGTTGGGGACCCTTGCTCTTTGGGCATGCCGATCCAGAGATTGAGGAGCGGGTCATCAACACCCTGCAAAGGGGTTTAAGCTTTGGTGCACCCACGGAGTTAGAAACCACTTTGGCCAAAAAGATTGTGGCGCGCTATGAGGGCGTGGAGAAAGTGCGCCTAGTGAGCAGTGGGACGGAAGCCACGATGAGTGCTATCCGCCTAGCTAGGGCATTCAGCGGTAAGGACGACATTTTAAAGTTTGAGGGCTGTTACCACGGACACAGCGACAGCTTGCTGGTGAGTGCGGGCAGTGGGTGTGCTACCTTTGGCAACCCCTCTTCTTTAGGTGTTCCCCACGACTTTAGCAAGCACACTTTAGTCGCCCGCTACAATGACTTAGATTCGGTCAAGGCGTGCTTTAAGGCGGGCAATGTGGGCTGTGTGATCATTGAGCCGATTGCCGGTAACATGGGGCTGATCCCGGCTAAACTAGAGTTTTTGCAAGGCTTGCAAGAGATTTGCCAAAAAAACGGGGCGGTGTTGATCTTTGATGAAGTGATGAGCGGGTTTAGGGCAAGTGCCAGCGGGTCGCAGGGCTTGCACCACCTTGTCCCCGACTTGGTTACCTTTGGCAAGGTCATTGGCGGTGGGCTACCCCTAGCGTGCTTTGGCGGGCGGGCGGACATTATGGACTTGCTCGCCCCCGTGGGCGGGGTGTATCAGGCGGGGACCTTAAGCGGTAACCCTGTCGCCGTAGCTGCAGGTATTGTGGCTTTGGAGAAAATCAACAGACAGCCTAAGCTGTATGAACGCTTAGAGGGGCTTGCCAATCAATTTTGCAAAGGCTTGAAAGAAATCGCCCACTCTTGTGGCTTTGCCCTGCAAACTTGTGTTAGGGGGAGCATGTTTGGGTTTTTCTTCAGCGACAAGGAAGTGCAAAACTTTGAAGACGCGAGGCAGTCTAACACCGCTCTTTATGCGCAGTTTCACCAAAAAATGTTGCAAAAAGGCGTGTATTTGCCCGCCTCCGCCTTTGAAACGAGCTTCATCTGTAGCCCGATGGAAAGCTCTATCATTGAAGCCTGTTTAGGCAAGGCACAAGCGAGTTTTTATGAGATCCAACATGGAGCCTAA
- a CDS encoding YceI family protein produces the protein MKKLAIGVFLAYGLMHAASLDTSKASMEFTAFKTAHKAGVKGTFDHVIYKFGKDTSTIAHILDKASATINADQLNLHDSTKTKNVKEAFFDLFKDKTLKVIFRNVVVGDKQGTILASVRMNGKSVKVPMSYKIENKELVATGVLDILEFGLQKEFAELAKKCSVQHEKLTWSQVEISFKAPVKE, from the coding sequence ATGAAAAAATTAGCAATCGGTGTGTTTTTGGCTTATGGTTTAATGCATGCGGCAAGCCTAGATACAAGCAAGGCGAGCATGGAGTTTACGGCGTTTAAAACGGCGCACAAGGCGGGCGTGAAGGGGACTTTTGACCATGTGATCTATAAATTTGGCAAGGACACTTCGACCATCGCCCACATTTTGGATAAGGCGAGCGCTACGATCAATGCCGATCAGCTAAATCTGCACGATTCAACCAAAACCAAAAATGTTAAAGAAGCGTTTTTTGATCTCTTTAAAGACAAAACCCTCAAAGTCATTTTTAGAAATGTCGTGGTTGGCGACAAACAAGGCACGATTTTAGCCAGTGTGCGCATGAACGGCAAAAGCGTAAAAGTGCCCATGAGCTATAAAATTGAAAACAAAGAATTGGTCGCTACGGGCGTGCTCGACATTTTAGAATTTGGTTTGCAAAAAGAGTTTGCTGAACTTGCCAAAAAATGCAGTGTGCAACACGAAAAACTCACTTGGTCGCAAGTAGAGATCAGCTTTAAAGCCCCCGTTAAAGAATAG
- a CDS encoding thiamine-phosphate kinase — protein MDLEQTFLNALAQSGVVWGLGDDGVLLDTPKALYMLDLFSEGVHFKREWLSMRQIGYKAMCVNISDSIAMAACPKYALLGIQLPKGCNLAEMRQLVAGIAKACQEFKIKIVGGDTTLGRDLSLSVALIAKSHKPLERTKMRPKDLLVHTGTLGQSYKDLGTLLRGGKVSPKSKFIRPQLKNLLGFISSVRPFVHAGLDISDGLLAECNRLSKLNKLACKLDNPRNKTYLSGEEYELLLSVPPKHKLALMRRAKQHRTKLNFVGVVRRGISRYRPKIWHA, from the coding sequence GTGGACTTGGAGCAAACCTTCTTAAACGCCCTAGCCCAAAGCGGGGTGGTGTGGGGTTTGGGCGATGATGGGGTGTTGCTAGACACGCCTAAAGCCCTTTACATGCTGGATTTATTCAGTGAGGGGGTGCATTTTAAGAGGGAGTGGCTAAGTATGCGCCAAATCGGTTACAAAGCCATGTGCGTGAACATCTCCGACTCCATCGCAATGGCAGCTTGCCCTAAGTACGCCTTGCTGGGCATACAACTACCCAAAGGGTGCAATTTAGCAGAGATGAGGCAATTAGTCGCAGGGATTGCCAAAGCTTGCCAAGAATTTAAGATTAAAATTGTGGGGGGGGACACCACACTAGGCAGGGATTTGAGTTTAAGTGTTGCCCTCATTGCCAAAAGCCACAAACCTTTAGAACGCACCAAAATGCGCCCCAAAGATTTATTAGTGCATACGGGCACACTTGGGCAAAGCTACAAGGACTTAGGGACCCTACTTAGAGGGGGTAAAGTGTCGCCCAAGTCCAAATTCATCCGCCCACAGCTCAAAAACTTGCTAGGCTTTATTTCAAGCGTACGCCCCTTCGTGCACGCTGGACTAGACATTTCAGACGGACTGCTCGCTGAGTGCAACCGCTTATCAAAGCTCAACAAACTTGCGTGCAAGCTTGACAATCCCAGAAACAAAACCTATCTAAGCGGGGAAGAGTATGAATTGCTTTTAAGCGTCCCCCCAAAACATAAACTAGCTTTGATGAGGCGTGCTAAGCAACACCGCACTAAGTTAAACTTCGTGGGGGTGGTAAGGCGGGGGATTTCACGCTACCGCCCTAAGATTTGGCACGCCTAA
- a CDS encoding UbiA family prenyltransferase, with translation MVEKLKLLGYLVAIEHTIFSGMFILIALVVAGLQTHLGLLQGVQTLLLSALALLFARNFAMGFNRLADRKFDMKTSAPKVAQAWMGAFRSQLCRCSVWRMRWALWVSAMPSMPSLLNSLGPLAILAGYSYMKRFSYLAHLVLGVCLGLAPIAGVVAVLGAIPLWSLWLAFGVAFWVAGFDLLYSLQDMEFDRKEGLYSVPAIFGEG, from the coding sequence ATGGTAGAAAAACTCAAGCTTTTAGGGTATCTGGTGGCGATTGAGCACACCATATTTTCGGGCATGTTTATTTTAATCGCCCTTGTGGTGGCGGGCTTGCAGACGCATTTGGGCTTGCTGCAGGGCGTGCAAACCTTGTTGCTCTCGGCGTTGGCTCTGCTTTTTGCGCGCAATTTTGCGATGGGCTTTAACCGCTTGGCAGACCGCAAATTTGACATGAAAACGAGCGCACCAAAAGTCGCCCAAGCGTGGATGGGCGCATTTCGCTCACAACTCTGCAGGTGTTCTGTGTGGCGAATGCGCTGGGCTTTGTGGGTGTCAGCTATGCCATCAATGCCCTCGCTTTTAAACTCTCTTGGCCCTTTGGCGATTTTAGCCGGGTATTCTTACATGAAACGCTTTAGCTATTTGGCGCACTTGGTACTAGGCGTGTGCTTGGGGCTTGCGCCCATTGCGGGCGTGGTGGCGGTGCTTGGCGCGATCCCCCTTTGGAGTTTGTGGCTGGCATTTGGGGTGGCGTTTTGGGTGGCGGGCTTTGACTTGCTCTATTCCTTGCAAGACATGGAGTTTGACAGAAAAGAGGGGCTTTACTCTGTGCCGGCAATCTTTGGCGAGGGGTAA
- a CDS encoding ComEC/Rec2 family competence protein: MIAPSNHPIPLLQSPQEKAVVLAFLLALCALSFALKHHEYKAFLGKKPLELHAQVLLQYPKNGHFVLKLKDTHNNSFYIISKEDIKDLTHHFVRAWGKMGRCSFWQFLKSCYFYTFKLSISPKSDPTTPWRSFINAQHTSPLMANFYRTLFLADPLDQRLRQVLIGFGVSPLIAISGFHLGLLSAFFFHLLSPPYRFLQQRYFPYRNRYFDLMAVVLVALLGYLILLHFQPAFLRAYVMALGGFVLVYGGLELLSFWLLGLSALLCLAMSANLVRSAGFWLSVGGVFYIFLFIKHMPKMPAWLYALLFNAGIFTLMLPLVHFFFTPFGATQLSGILLSFVFVVFFPLVLGLHTLHLGGLLDPYLLPLVHLPLHLKSFSTPPWFLCAYVGLSLLAVRFLWAWVGVGVVGVGLLGYLLIL, from the coding sequence ATGATTGCCCCTTCTAACCACCCCATCCCCCTCCTGCAAAGCCCGCAAGAAAAGGCGGTTGTTCTCGCCTTTTTGCTCGCCTTGTGTGCCCTTTCGTTTGCCCTAAAACACCACGAATACAAGGCCTTTTTGGGCAAGAAGCCCCTGGAATTGCACGCCCAGGTGTTGTTGCAATACCCCAAAAACGGCCATTTTGTGTTGAAACTCAAAGACACACACAACAACAGCTTTTACATCATAAGCAAAGAGGACATCAAGGACTTGACCCACCACTTCGTACGGGCATGGGGCAAAATGGGGCGTTGCTCGTTTTGGCAATTTCTAAAATCTTGTTATTTTTACACCTTTAAGCTATCCATCAGCCCAAAGAGCGACCCCACAACCCCGTGGCGGAGCTTCATCAATGCACAGCACACAAGCCCGCTTATGGCAAACTTCTACCGCACTTTATTTTTAGCCGACCCTTTGGACCAACGCTTAAGGCAAGTGCTCATCGGCTTTGGGGTGAGCCCTTTAATTGCCATCAGTGGGTTTCATTTGGGTCTGCTGAGCGCCTTTTTCTTTCACCTACTAAGTCCCCCTTATCGATTCTTGCAACAACGCTACTTCCCCTACAGAAACCGCTACTTTGACTTAATGGCGGTGGTGTTGGTGGCCCTCTTGGGGTATTTGATTCTGCTCCATTTTCAGCCCGCTTTTTTAAGGGCATATGTCATGGCTCTTGGGGGCTTTGTGTTGGTCTATGGAGGGTTGGAGCTACTAAGCTTTTGGCTCTTGGGATTAAGCGCGCTCTTGTGTCTTGCCATGTCCGCTAATTTGGTGCGCTCGGCCGGGTTTTGGTTGTCTGTGGGCGGGGTGTTTTATATCTTTTTATTCATTAAACACATGCCTAAAATGCCTGCGTGGCTCTACGCCCTGCTTTTTAATGCCGGCATTTTCACTTTAATGTTGCCGCTAGTGCATTTTTTCTTTACCCCCTTTGGGGCGACACAACTGAGTGGCATTTTACTCTCTTTTGTCTTTGTGGTGTTTTTCCCTCTAGTGCTTGGCTTGCACACCCTACATTTAGGCGGACTACTAGACCCCTACTTGCTCCCCCTAGTGCACCTGCCCCTGCATTTAAAGAGTTTTTCCACCCCCCCTTGGTTTTTATGCGCCTATGTGGGTTTGTCGCTTTTAGCTGTGCGCTTTCTTTGGGCGTGGGTGGGCGTGGGCGTGGTGGGGGTGGGGCTGCTTGGCTATCTGTTGATTTTGTAA